The Deinococcus sonorensis KR-87 genome includes a window with the following:
- a CDS encoding manganese-dependent inorganic pyrophosphatase yields MTAVFGHLNPDTDAITSALVYARLLSRQGVTATAYRLGEPNNETRFVLVQAGQEVPPLLTDLPAGSEVALVDHNESAQSLPGLAELSVTHVVDHHKLGDLTTSQPATLRFEPLGCTATLLLKLHREAGLTVEPLDARLMLSAILSDTLEFRSPTTTAQDREAVAFLAPIAGIDDVTGYAMQMFAAKSDLGDTPADQLLQMDYKVFPFGADGQRWGLGVIETTNPGYVFGRQPELLEAMRREKEASGLTGVLLSVVDILNETNRTLVPSGTEAQVVQAAFGAPTADDVADLGARISRKKQVVPTLEAHFAAQG; encoded by the coding sequence ATGACCGCTGTATTTGGACACCTGAACCCCGACACCGACGCCATCACTTCCGCCCTGGTCTATGCCCGGCTGCTCAGCCGCCAGGGTGTGACGGCCACGGCCTACCGGCTGGGCGAGCCCAACAATGAGACGCGTTTTGTTCTGGTTCAGGCAGGGCAGGAGGTGCCGCCGCTGCTGACCGATCTGCCGGCAGGCAGCGAGGTGGCCCTGGTGGACCACAATGAGAGCGCCCAGAGCCTGCCGGGTCTGGCGGAGCTGAGCGTTACGCACGTGGTGGATCACCACAAGTTGGGCGACCTGACCACCAGCCAGCCGGCGACGCTGCGCTTCGAGCCGCTCGGCTGCACCGCGACGCTGCTGCTGAAGCTGCACCGGGAGGCTGGACTGACGGTGGAGCCGCTGGATGCGCGGCTGATGTTGAGCGCCATCCTGAGCGACACACTGGAATTCCGCAGCCCGACCACCACGGCCCAGGACCGCGAGGCGGTGGCGTTCCTGGCCCCCATTGCTGGCATTGATGACGTGACCGGCTACGCCATGCAGATGTTTGCGGCCAAGAGCGACCTGGGCGACACGCCGGCCGATCAGCTGCTTCAGATGGATTACAAGGTGTTTCCCTTCGGGGCTGATGGGCAGCGCTGGGGCCTGGGCGTGATCGAGACCACCAATCCCGGCTACGTCTTTGGGCGCCAGCCAGAGCTGCTGGAGGCCATGCGCCGTGAGAAGGAAGCGTCCGGGCTGACGGGGGTGCTGCTGAGCGTGGTGGACATCCTGAACGAGACGAACCGCACCCTGGTGCCCTCTGGGACGGAGGCGCAGGTGGTGCAGGCAGCCTTCGGGGCCCCGACGGCCGATGACGTGGCGGACCTGGGCGCGCGCATCAGCCGCAAGAAGCAGGTGGTGCCGACACTGGAAGCGCACTTCGCCGCCCAGGGCTGA